The following are encoded together in the Pedobacter sp. D749 genome:
- a CDS encoding IclR family transcriptional regulator codes for MNEKESKYQAPALDKGLDILEYLSAQSIPLSQTEIAIGIEKTPNEIYRMLMSLESRGYILRDEVSGKYRLSLKLFYLSHRHSPIDELRKAAQFPLEELANTIRQSCHLSILYMNQVMVIIHAKSPGPIALSIEEGNLFPLPLTASGKVLLAYMPEAERIATLKNNAIFKKYAKPQQEDFLSSLTDIQQTGSYFKNSDSVSGVTDISVPIGIASNNGIIACLTISMLNALNVDQTIANDVILAEAYKCVKKIEQRIGV; via the coding sequence ATGAACGAAAAAGAATCGAAGTACCAGGCCCCCGCTTTGGATAAAGGACTTGATATATTGGAATATTTATCAGCACAATCTATCCCGTTGTCTCAAACTGAAATTGCAATTGGTATTGAGAAAACACCGAACGAAATATACAGGATGTTGATGAGTTTGGAAAGTCGGGGTTACATTTTGCGCGATGAGGTTTCGGGCAAGTACAGGCTATCGCTAAAGCTTTTTTATCTTTCACACCGGCACTCACCTATTGATGAGCTGCGTAAAGCTGCACAGTTTCCGTTGGAAGAACTGGCTAATACCATTCGCCAATCGTGCCATTTGAGTATTTTATACATGAACCAGGTCATGGTAATCATCCATGCCAAAAGTCCTGGTCCAATTGCACTTTCCATTGAAGAAGGGAATTTATTTCCGTTGCCATTAACCGCATCGGGCAAGGTTTTATTGGCCTATATGCCCGAAGCTGAGCGTATAGCAACCTTAAAAAACAACGCAATTTTCAAGAAATATGCCAAACCTCAGCAAGAAGATTTCTTAAGTTCTTTAACGGATATTCAGCAAACAGGTTCTTATTTTAAAAATAGCGATTCGGTTTCGGGTGTTACCGATATTTCAGTACCCATTGGTATAGCAAGTAATAATGGCATTATTGCCTGTTTAACCATTTCAATGTTAAATGCGCTAAATGTAGATCAGACGATTGCCAACGATGTGATCCTTGCCGAGGCCTACAAATGCGTTAAAAAGATTGAGCAAAGGATTGGGGTTTAA